A section of the Corynebacterium auris genome encodes:
- a CDS encoding carbohydrate ABC transporter permease, which yields MTTAIKKPHSRDTAKAAGLVAPALIVLAAVIGYPIVRAVWLSFQANRRLDPATGVFTEGGFAGLDNYLYWITNRCMSPSGMVGPCPPGVLATDFWPAVRITLFFTVVTVLLETILGLVMALVMNSESRGRAVIRAAVLIPWAIPTAVTAKLWQFMFAPAGIVNSLLGTDIAWTTDPWAARGAVIIADVWKTAPFMALLILAGLQMIPKDVYEAARVDGATRWQQFTRITLPLVRPALMVAVLFRTLDALRMYDLPVIMISGSSNSPTATISQLVVEDMRQGNFNSASALSTLIFLLIFAVAFIMIRFLGADVRGARKPSKRLWWRREAKEAK from the coding sequence GTGACCACAGCCATCAAAAAACCCCACTCTCGCGACACGGCCAAGGCGGCCGGGCTCGTCGCCCCGGCGCTGATCGTCCTCGCCGCCGTCATCGGCTACCCCATCGTCCGCGCGGTCTGGCTGTCCTTCCAGGCCAACCGACGCCTGGACCCGGCGACCGGCGTGTTCACCGAGGGCGGCTTCGCCGGGCTGGACAACTACCTCTACTGGATCACCAACCGGTGCATGTCCCCCTCCGGCATGGTCGGGCCGTGCCCGCCCGGGGTGCTGGCCACCGACTTCTGGCCGGCGGTGCGCATCACGCTGTTTTTCACCGTGGTCACCGTCCTTCTCGAGACCATCCTCGGCCTAGTCATGGCCCTGGTGATGAACAGCGAATCCCGCGGCCGCGCTGTCATCCGCGCCGCGGTGCTCATCCCCTGGGCCATCCCGACTGCCGTCACGGCGAAGCTGTGGCAGTTCATGTTCGCCCCCGCGGGCATCGTCAACTCCCTGCTGGGCACCGACATCGCCTGGACCACGGACCCCTGGGCGGCGCGCGGCGCCGTCATCATCGCGGACGTGTGGAAGACGGCGCCCTTTATGGCCCTGCTCATCCTCGCCGGGCTCCAGATGATTCCCAAGGATGTCTACGAGGCGGCGCGTGTCGACGGCGCGACCAGGTGGCAGCAGTTCACCCGCATCACACTGCCGCTAGTGCGCCCGGCGCTCATGGTCGCGGTGCTTTTCCGCACACTCGACGCCCTGCGCATGTACGACCTGCCCGTCATCATGATCTCCGGCTCCTCGAACTCCCCCACCGCCACCATCTCCCAGCTCGTGGTCGAGGACATGCGCCAGGGCAACTTCAACTCCGCCTCGGCGCTGTCCACGCTCATCTTCCTGCTCATTTTCGCGGTGGCGTTCATCATGATCCGTTTCCTGGGCGCAGACGTGCGCGGCGCACGGAAGCCGTCGAAGCGGCTGTGGTGGCGTCGTGAAGCGAAGGAGGCGAAATGA